One Treponema pectinovorum DNA segment encodes these proteins:
- a CDS encoding glutathione peroxidase: MTIYDYSFNDGKGNKISMENYKGKVLLIVNTATGCGFTPQYEGLEKLYDSYCGKGFEILDFPCNQFGQQAPGTDEEISQFCSLKYKTKFPQMQKIEVNGKNELPLYTYLKEQKSFAGFTGLKGAFMNKFIASIDSDFKNNSNIKWNFTKFLVDRNGNVVERFESTVEPKKIEEKIKSLL; the protein is encoded by the coding sequence ATGACAATTTATGATTATTCATTTAACGACGGAAAGGGAAACAAAATTTCTATGGAAAATTACAAAGGCAAAGTCTTGTTGATTGTAAACACTGCGACAGGTTGTGGTTTTACACCGCAATACGAAGGGCTAGAAAAACTTTACGATTCTTATTGCGGAAAAGGTTTTGAAATTCTGGATTTTCCGTGCAATCAGTTTGGGCAGCAGGCTCCAGGCACAGACGAAGAAATTTCTCAATTTTGCAGTTTAAAATACAAGACAAAATTTCCGCAGATGCAAAAAATTGAAGTAAACGGCAAAAATGAACTTCCTCTTTACACTTACCTGAAAGAGCAAAAAAGTTTTGCTGGTTTTACAGGATTAAAAGGCGCTTTTATGAATAAGTTTATTGCAAGCATTGATTCAGATTTTAAAAACAATTCAAATATAAAATGGAATTTTACAAAATTTCTGGTAGACCGCAACGGCAATGTTGTAGAGCGATTTGAGTCCACTGTTGAACCAAAAAAAATTGAAGAAAAAATAAAATCACTTTTGTAA
- a CDS encoding aldose epimerase family protein: MTITLKNANYEVVLNTHGGEINSFRSVKDGTKYVFEGPESVWKYHAPILFPHVGRIKDGFYTYNGKEYNLVNNGMSRDMEHTVVEQTQTSATFELVQNEQTLQKFPWKFSLKTHYELKNDGLIFTTTVTNTDNSTMLFSMGSHTAFCCPRNTDPAGTTNSDYQYEFEKKEPLTTVCLNDSAQLATDEEGTAPCTKLYGEVKPGIIPIDAKGFGNGHFFTKITSDWVGLRNKKDGSLVKVNTKGYPYVMVWQGGHGEEGVSGNGFNCIEPWDGASDAENTDHVWEDKIGLISLKSGKSYTLDQSITIEK; this comes from the coding sequence ATGACAATCACACTAAAAAATGCAAACTACGAAGTAGTTTTAAACACCCACGGCGGAGAAATAAATTCTTTTCGCAGTGTAAAAGACGGTACAAAATATGTATTTGAAGGTCCAGAAAGCGTTTGGAAGTATCATGCTCCAATCTTGTTTCCACATGTAGGCAGGATAAAAGACGGTTTTTATACCTACAACGGAAAAGAATACAACCTTGTAAACAACGGAATGAGTCGCGATATGGAGCATACTGTTGTTGAGCAGACACAAACTTCTGCAACTTTTGAGCTTGTTCAAAACGAACAAACTCTGCAAAAATTCCCTTGGAAGTTCAGCTTAAAAACTCATTATGAACTAAAAAATGACGGTCTTATTTTTACCACAACTGTAACAAATACGGATAATTCTACAATGCTTTTTTCTATGGGAAGCCACACTGCTTTTTGTTGCCCAAGAAATACAGATCCTGCTGGAACTACAAATTCTGATTATCAATATGAATTTGAAAAGAAAGAGCCTTTGACCACAGTTTGCCTAAACGACAGCGCGCAACTTGCCACAGACGAAGAAGGAACTGCACCTTGCACAAAACTCTACGGAGAAGTGAAGCCTGGAATAATTCCTATTGATGCAAAAGGTTTTGGAAACGGCCATTTCTTTACAAAGATAACTTCTGATTGGGTTGGTTTAAGAAACAAAAAGGACGGAAGCTTGGTTAAGGTAAATACAAAAGGTTATCCTTACGTTATGGTATGGCAGGGTGGACATGGAGAAGAAGGCGTTAGTGGAAACGGCTTTAACTGCATTGAACCTTGGGACGGCGCGTCCGACGCAGAAAACACAGATCACGTTTGGGAAGACAAAATCGGTCTAATAAGCCTAAAAAGCGGAAAATCCTATACTTTGGATCAGTCTATAACAATAGAAAAATAA
- a CDS encoding tRNA-dihydrouridine synthase family protein gives MNQKLILAPMATLSHEAFRRCVAKFGGCDEYFNEMINAGSLIHQGPFEKYYLTSGPESEKMVWQLTGSRSNYMKTATQILAELPGIGVDINMGCSAPQIACTGAGIAWMTKPIAETQAMVKEVKSALENSSKDGKTPPRLSVKLRLGGEDFTEKGFFDFTDMLISEGVQSLTLHPRTQKEKLARSLPRYEYVEKLALRYPNIPVNLNGEVKDKNSLEFALKNAPHAAGVMIGREAAKRPWIFAKLKGELPTEKVDMQQLALDFIDDIEKFQPKEFFKTRLQRFFYYFCQNFDFANYFKVQMLNSENNEDARKRIKEYFKKQSEERFKTL, from the coding sequence ATGAATCAAAAATTGATTTTGGCACCGATGGCAACACTCTCGCATGAAGCGTTCCGAAGATGTGTTGCAAAATTCGGTGGCTGCGATGAATACTTTAACGAGATGATAAACGCAGGCTCGCTTATTCATCAAGGTCCGTTCGAAAAATACTACCTTACAAGCGGTCCTGAAAGCGAAAAAATGGTGTGGCAGTTGACCGGTAGCCGAAGCAACTATATGAAAACCGCGACTCAAATCCTTGCTGAACTTCCGGGAATTGGAGTTGACATAAATATGGGCTGTTCTGCTCCACAAATCGCCTGCACTGGAGCGGGAATTGCGTGGATGACAAAACCAATCGCAGAAACTCAGGCTATGGTAAAAGAAGTAAAAAGTGCCTTGGAAAATTCGTCTAAAGATGGAAAAACTCCTCCACGTCTTTCTGTAAAATTGAGGCTTGGCGGAGAAGATTTTACCGAAAAAGGATTTTTTGATTTTACCGATATGCTGATCAGTGAAGGCGTGCAGAGCCTTACCTTGCATCCGCGCACCCAAAAAGAAAAACTTGCCCGAAGTCTTCCACGCTACGAATATGTAGAAAAACTTGCATTGCGCTATCCGAATATCCCTGTAAATTTAAACGGCGAAGTAAAAGATAAAAACAGCCTAGAATTCGCACTAAAAAACGCTCCTCATGCCGCAGGAGTTATGATTGGTCGAGAAGCGGCAAAACGCCCCTGGATTTTTGCAAAGTTAAAAGGCGAACTTCCGACTGAAAAAGTTGATATGCAGCAGCTTGCACTCGATTTTATAGACGATATCGAGAAATTCCAGCCCAAAGAATTTTTTAAAACTCGGCTGCAAAGATTTTTCTATTATTTTTGTCAAAATTTCGATTTTGCAAATTATTTTAAGGTTCAAATGCTAAACTCTGAAAACAACGAAGACGCTAGGAAGCGAATAAAAGAGTATTTTAAAAAACAAAGCGAAGAGCGTTTTAAAACTCTATAA
- a CDS encoding EAL domain-containing protein: MNFNLISNTYALICLISIGFIAYLMYSISKSNFETKQELLLVSTIETAIALSYAFFLISNSYLRALYFYNVFYSLTISLSFSIFSFTLAYTNSSKKLRALKFLFALITILDFLYSLSNISFKNSFDLVQNFTSAGFSYWAVIFLAGHKFQVFVFSLNSITSIFLLFYNFLKVPAYFKSKYLALFSAYVFVLFTNLIAHLSRSPLDFSIVIFVILLNIIFYYSVYISPTKLTIKPLLSLNESILDAIMCFDYTGKLIYHNSATESLFNKKGEELEKFAEQFRFFFLEDKSEEISLENNDGEKRHYVTEYKDFRIEDSVIGSYLKLIDKTDAILESQHRVYTASHDSLTGLYNRLGFFEAVQQALKQNIYKQPILLCSNIRDFRMINEIYGEKYGDSVLITQAQMMKKYAHHKNINGRLADDKFALLMDKEDFDQEIFEQAFYALRAMTQSGTYSMSISIGIYEIYNRGENVQVMYDKAKMAMDSIKNDYQKIFSFYDSSMMDKLLAEKTIVSDFEQALKSMQFEIYLQPINDLSSKPLGAEALVRWKHPQQKLMQASNFIDIFERTGLIYKLDMYVWELAAKKLQDWQSRGFKDFFITVNVSPTDKQHIDVVQYFIELKEKYKINPNNLIIEINEKNFAGAENSSIKNFKSLREEGFKVYIDKFGTGYSSMNMFKDFEADGIKIDTVFLEEDENSKKNKIILQTMISMAEDLNMQVIAEKVETKRHLNILSEMNCKIFQGFYYSKPLPIREFESLYLK; this comes from the coding sequence ATGAATTTTAATTTGATATCAAACACTTATGCCTTAATCTGCCTTATTTCAATCGGTTTTATTGCCTACCTGATGTATTCAATTTCAAAATCCAATTTTGAAACAAAACAAGAACTTCTGCTCGTCTCGACAATAGAAACTGCAATCGCTTTAAGTTATGCGTTTTTTTTAATTTCTAATTCATACTTAAGGGCTCTATATTTTTACAATGTCTTTTATTCGCTTACGATATCGCTTTCTTTTTCAATTTTTTCTTTTACACTCGCATACACAAATTCAAGCAAAAAGTTAAGAGCGTTAAAATTTCTTTTTGCACTTATAACGATTTTAGATTTTTTATACAGCCTTTCAAACATAAGTTTTAAAAACAGTTTTGATTTGGTGCAAAACTTTACAAGTGCAGGGTTTTCTTATTGGGCGGTAATTTTTTTGGCAGGGCACAAGTTTCAAGTCTTTGTCTTTTCGCTAAATTCTATTACAAGCATATTTTTGCTATTCTACAATTTTTTAAAAGTTCCAGCATATTTTAAATCAAAATACCTCGCTCTCTTTTCCGCCTATGTATTCGTGCTATTTACAAATTTGATTGCTCACCTTTCCAGAAGTCCATTAGATTTTTCGATAGTGATTTTTGTAATCCTCTTAAACATAATATTTTATTACTCGGTTTACATATCGCCCACAAAACTAACGATAAAACCACTCCTTTCTCTAAACGAAAGCATTTTAGATGCGATAATGTGTTTTGATTACACAGGAAAGTTAATCTATCATAACAGTGCCACAGAAAGTTTATTCAACAAAAAGGGAGAAGAACTCGAAAAGTTTGCCGAACAATTTCGTTTTTTCTTTTTGGAAGATAAAAGCGAAGAAATTTCCCTTGAAAACAATGACGGCGAAAAACGTCACTATGTAACAGAGTATAAAGATTTTAGAATAGAAGATTCCGTCATTGGCTCATATTTAAAACTCATAGATAAAACAGACGCGATTCTTGAATCCCAACACAGAGTTTACACTGCATCACACGACAGCCTTACAGGACTTTATAACAGATTGGGATTTTTTGAAGCAGTACAGCAGGCCTTAAAACAAAATATCTACAAGCAACCAATTCTTTTATGCTCAAATATCAGAGATTTTAGAATGATAAACGAAATTTACGGGGAGAAATATGGAGATTCTGTTTTAATAACTCAAGCGCAGATGATGAAAAAATACGCTCATCATAAAAATATAAATGGCAGGCTTGCAGATGATAAATTTGCACTTCTGATGGACAAAGAAGATTTTGACCAGGAAATTTTTGAACAGGCATTTTACGCTCTTCGTGCAATGACACAAAGCGGAACTTACAGCATGTCAATTTCTATCGGCATATACGAAATTTACAACCGTGGCGAAAATGTTCAAGTTATGTACGACAAAGCAAAAATGGCGATGGATTCAATTAAAAATGACTACCAGAAAATATTTTCGTTCTACGACTCTTCTATGATGGACAAATTGCTTGCAGAGAAGACAATCGTAAGCGATTTTGAACAAGCACTAAAAAGCATGCAATTTGAAATTTACCTGCAACCAATAAACGACCTCTCTTCAAAACCTTTAGGAGCGGAAGCACTTGTGCGTTGGAAGCACCCTCAGCAAAAATTGATGCAAGCTTCAAATTTTATAGATATTTTTGAAAGGACAGGTTTAATCTACAAACTCGATATGTATGTTTGGGAACTTGCAGCAAAAAAACTACAGGATTGGCAGTCAAGGGGATTTAAGGACTTTTTTATAACTGTTAATGTTTCGCCTACAGACAAGCAACATATCGATGTTGTTCAGTATTTTATTGAATTAAAAGAGAAATACAAAATAAATCCGAATAATCTTATAATCGAAATCAATGAAAAGAATTTTGCAGGAGCAGAAAATTCTTCCATCAAAAATTTTAAGAGCTTACGAGAAGAAGGTTTTAAAGTTTACATCGACAAATTTGGAACAGGCTATTCTTCCATGAATATGTTTAAAGATTTTGAAGCGGACGGCATAAAGATAGATACAGTTTTTTTGGAAGAAGATGAAAATTCAAAGAAAAACAAGATAATACTACAGACGATGATTTCTATGGCAGAAGATTTAAATATGCAAGTTATTGCAGAAAAAGTAGAAACAAAACGCCATTTGAATATTCTATCCGAAATGAATTGTAAAATTTTTCAAGGATTTTATTACTCAAAACCGCTTCCTATCCGAGAATTTGAGTCTCTGTATTTAAAATAG
- a CDS encoding GGDEF and EAL domain-containing protein, producing MNIVFILLSVFFVAAIGICCFYLKKKNTKLSRALFRQSCGAAISTVLYVLSIIKLPILISNIINYLYFVSIHWLLILFLHFAFVLTETSIKSNFATIFINIWRSLLIADTVSLLSNVFFHHCFMLYPVYSNSNFLAWKINYFWGFKIHLALCYMLVFLIMAIFAKKITLVNKFYRPKFMTILFLFLIVTFVNVIFLATQLKIDFSNLFYCIFALTCIYFTMYSLPHRIKNTMLQLVCYNLNCGIFCFDTTHKCVYANQAGIKFFPSDSERKKQLEELLLENKELVIRNVDIERNSKKMTLSEEFQVIKDPNEIVSGYFIRLNDITNDLKEFTEEQYRYTHDSLTGLYNRETFYKKVAEKLRDEPTVQRYMVCTNIKNFKLVNDLFGSNFGDELLKLQTKILQGEDFPNALSARISGDKFAMLIKKSDFDKELALKIISKLQEFTEVVKYKLHVFIGIYEISDPYENVNSMYDKANLSIKNINEKYSISLAFYNSKNISNLIKQKNIIASFENALASNQFKMYLQPQVQTSDEKILGAEALVRWDKGEQGILYPNDFIQVLEDSGFLYKLDQFIWNEAAKTLERWKKIAPELYIAVNISPKDFYHLDLYRVFTNLVKKYDIAPQKLKLEITETVLMHDLPTHKNVLSKLQKFGFSIEMDDFGSGYSSLSMLKSINVDILKIDMDFLHNTEQPKRTKKILKAIIQMAKSLKMKVVMEGVEKREQVDFLKEQDCDVLQGYLYSKPLPIKNFEERWIAGE from the coding sequence TTGAACATAGTTTTTATTCTCCTTTCGGTGTTTTTTGTTGCAGCGATTGGTATTTGTTGTTTTTATCTCAAAAAAAAGAATACAAAACTTTCAAGAGCCCTTTTTAGACAGAGTTGCGGTGCTGCCATATCAACTGTTTTATATGTGCTTTCTATCATAAAATTGCCTATTTTGATTTCAAATATCATAAATTATCTCTATTTTGTAAGCATCCACTGGCTTTTGATACTTTTTCTTCACTTTGCATTTGTACTAACAGAAACTTCCATAAAAAGCAATTTTGCAACAATCTTTATAAATATTTGGAGATCATTGCTGATTGCAGATACAGTTTCTCTCCTGTCAAACGTATTTTTTCATCACTGTTTTATGCTCTACCCTGTTTATTCGAATTCTAACTTTTTGGCGTGGAAAATAAACTATTTTTGGGGATTTAAAATTCATCTGGCTTTGTGCTACATGCTTGTATTTTTAATAATGGCTATATTTGCAAAGAAGATAACGCTGGTAAACAAATTTTATCGTCCAAAATTCATGACGATTCTCTTTCTTTTTTTGATTGTAACTTTTGTAAACGTCATCTTTTTGGCAACCCAACTAAAAATTGATTTTTCAAATCTGTTCTACTGCATATTCGCGCTCACCTGCATATATTTTACGATGTATTCGCTTCCTCACAGGATAAAAAACACGATGTTGCAGTTGGTTTGCTACAATTTAAACTGTGGAATTTTTTGTTTTGACACAACACACAAATGCGTTTATGCAAACCAAGCAGGAATAAAATTTTTCCCATCTGATTCCGAACGAAAAAAACAATTAGAAGAATTATTACTTGAAAATAAAGAATTAGTTATACGAAACGTCGATATTGAACGAAATTCCAAAAAGATGACTTTGTCCGAGGAATTTCAAGTTATAAAAGATCCAAATGAAATTGTGTCAGGCTATTTTATACGACTAAATGATATAACTAACGATTTAAAAGAGTTTACAGAAGAACAATACAGATATACACACGACAGTTTAACAGGTCTTTACAATCGAGAAACTTTCTATAAAAAAGTGGCAGAAAAATTGCGAGATGAACCGACTGTTCAACGCTATATGGTCTGCACGAACATAAAAAATTTTAAACTTGTAAACGACCTTTTTGGTTCCAACTTTGGAGATGAGCTTTTAAAATTGCAGACAAAAATTTTGCAAGGAGAAGATTTTCCAAATGCCCTAAGTGCAAGAATTTCTGGAGATAAATTCGCAATGCTCATAAAAAAGTCCGATTTCGACAAAGAATTGGCATTAAAAATTATTTCGAAATTACAGGAATTTACAGAAGTTGTAAAATATAAACTCCACGTGTTTATAGGAATCTATGAAATTTCTGATCCTTACGAAAACGTAAATTCTATGTACGATAAGGCAAATCTTTCTATAAAAAATATAAACGAAAAATATTCAATTTCGCTCGCTTTTTACAATTCAAAAAATATTTCAAACTTAATCAAACAAAAAAACATAATCGCCTCTTTTGAAAATGCGCTCGCTTCAAATCAATTTAAAATGTACCTGCAACCGCAGGTACAAACCTCTGACGAAAAAATTTTAGGAGCAGAAGCGCTCGTACGTTGGGACAAAGGAGAGCAAGGAATTCTTTATCCTAATGATTTTATTCAGGTATTGGAAGATTCGGGATTCCTTTACAAATTAGATCAATTTATTTGGAACGAAGCGGCAAAAACTCTTGAACGCTGGAAAAAAATTGCTCCAGAACTTTACATTGCTGTGAATATCTCGCCAAAAGATTTTTATCACCTTGATTTGTACAGAGTTTTTACGAATCTTGTAAAAAAATACGATATTGCACCTCAAAAATTAAAACTTGAAATAACAGAAACCGTTTTGATGCACGATTTGCCTACGCATAAAAATGTGCTTTCAAAGTTGCAAAAATTTGGATTTTCAATAGAGATGGACGACTTTGGTTCTGGTTATTCATCTTTGAGCATGTTAAAAAGCATAAATGTCGACATATTAAAGATTGATATGGACTTTTTGCACAACACGGAACAGCCAAAACGAACAAAGAAGATTTTAAAAGCGATAATTCAAATGGCGAAATCTCTTAAGATGAAAGTCGTAATGGAAGGTGTTGAAAAACGAGAACAGGTAGATTTTTTAAAGGAACAAGATTGCGACGTATTGCAGGGCTACCTCTATTCAAAACCACTCCCAATTAAAAATTTTGAAGAGCGTTGGATAGCAGGAGAATAA
- a CDS encoding Mrp/NBP35 family ATP-binding protein, with product MAEHECSHNCSNCGSGCETQDFRFHLNPKSKVKHVIGIVSGKGGVGKSLVTSLLASTMTKRGFRTAILDADITGPSIPTSFGSNGGRVYCDEKGIIAPEVTESGIQIMSMNFLLQKETDPVLWRGSMVNGFVKKFWEEVFWDNVDFMFVDMPPGTGDVPLTVFQSIPLDGIIIVSSPQQLVRVIVEKAIHMAETMKVPIIGLVENMSYVECPDCKKKIKVFGESNVEKISLDYHIPLLAQIPMRQDINTAVDSGDIESIEAEFLDATASILEKL from the coding sequence ATGGCAGAACACGAATGCTCTCACAACTGCTCAAACTGCGGGTCTGGTTGTGAAACTCAAGATTTTAGATTTCATTTGAATCCAAAAAGCAAAGTTAAGCATGTTATTGGAATTGTTTCTGGAAAAGGCGGTGTTGGGAAATCGCTCGTAACTTCTTTGTTGGCTTCTACTATGACTAAACGCGGTTTTAGGACGGCAATTTTGGACGCCGATATAACAGGACCTTCTATTCCTACGAGTTTTGGCTCGAACGGTGGGAGAGTTTACTGCGACGAAAAGGGAATTATTGCTCCAGAAGTAACAGAAAGCGGAATTCAGATTATGAGCATGAATTTTCTTCTGCAAAAAGAAACAGATCCTGTGCTTTGGCGTGGCTCTATGGTAAACGGTTTTGTAAAAAAATTTTGGGAAGAAGTTTTTTGGGACAATGTTGACTTTATGTTTGTGGATATGCCTCCTGGAACTGGCGATGTTCCGCTTACCGTATTCCAGAGCATTCCTCTGGACGGAATTATTATAGTATCAAGCCCACAGCAACTTGTTCGTGTAATCGTAGAAAAGGCAATCCACATGGCCGAAACTATGAAAGTGCCTATAATCGGCCTTGTAGAAAACATGAGTTATGTTGAATGCCCAGACTGCAAAAAAAAGATTAAGGTTTTTGGAGAAAGCAATGTGGAAAAAATCTCACTTGACTATCATATTCCGCTCCTTGCACAGATACCTATGAGGCAAGATATTAACACTGCTGTCGATAGCGGTGATATTGAGTCGATAGAAGCGGAATTTCTGGACGCAACTGCCTCAATTCTGGAAAAACTGTAA
- the groL gene encoding chaperonin GroEL (60 kDa chaperone family; promotes refolding of misfolded polypeptides especially under stressful conditions; forms two stacked rings of heptamers to form a barrel-shaped 14mer; ends can be capped by GroES; misfolded proteins enter the barrel where they are refolded when GroES binds) — translation MAKQLIFNEEARKKMLSGVEQIANAVKVTLGPCGRLVMLDKKFGAPTITKDGVSVAKEVELKDPFENMGAQLVKEVASKTNDVAGDGTTTATVLAYAIVKEGLKSVAAGITPIEVKRGIDKAVAIAVEEIKKNSRAVKGSEDITHVATVSANNDPEIGKILADAIEKVGKDGVITVEESKNMDTTVKTVEGMQFDRGYISSYFVTDRDRMEVNYNDAYILIHDKKISSMKDLLPLLEKVAQSGKPLVIICEDMDGEALATLVLNSIRGTLKCTAVKAPGFGDRRKEMLQDIAILTGGTVISEELGLKLEQADISQLGEVKSVKIDKDNTTLVDGAGEKKAIADRVNEIKAQIEKSTSDYDKEKLKERLAKLSGGVAVINIGAITETEMKEKKFRVEDTLAATRAALEEGIVPGGGIALIEAAAALDEEKVKNLTDDEKVGFKIVRRALEEPIRQIAENAGVDGAVVAERAKNEKKGTGYNARTAAWVDMMADGIIDPAKVTRSALQNAASVAGMLLTTECAITDIPEPPAAAPAQPPMDMGY, via the coding sequence ATGGCTAAACAGTTGATTTTTAATGAAGAAGCACGCAAAAAGATGCTTTCTGGCGTTGAACAGATTGCTAATGCTGTAAAGGTTACTTTGGGACCTTGTGGTCGCCTTGTTATGCTCGACAAAAAATTTGGGGCACCAACTATAACTAAAGACGGCGTGAGCGTTGCTAAAGAAGTAGAACTTAAAGACCCTTTTGAAAATATGGGCGCTCAGCTCGTTAAAGAAGTTGCTTCTAAAACTAACGATGTTGCTGGAGACGGTACTACTACTGCGACTGTGCTTGCTTATGCCATTGTAAAAGAAGGATTAAAATCTGTTGCAGCAGGAATTACTCCTATTGAAGTAAAGAGAGGTATAGACAAGGCTGTTGCTATTGCTGTTGAAGAGATTAAAAAGAACAGCCGTGCAGTAAAAGGAAGTGAAGATATAACTCATGTTGCAACTGTTTCTGCAAACAACGATCCAGAGATTGGTAAAATTCTTGCTGATGCAATTGAAAAAGTTGGTAAGGACGGCGTTATAACTGTTGAAGAATCTAAAAATATGGATACAACTGTAAAAACTGTAGAAGGTATGCAGTTTGACCGTGGATATATTTCTTCGTACTTTGTAACCGACCGCGACAGAATGGAAGTTAACTACAACGACGCTTACATTTTGATTCACGACAAAAAGATTTCTTCTATGAAAGATCTTCTTCCTCTGTTGGAAAAAGTTGCACAGTCTGGCAAACCACTCGTAATCATCTGCGAAGATATGGACGGCGAAGCGCTTGCAACTTTGGTTTTGAACTCTATCCGCGGAACTCTAAAATGCACCGCTGTAAAAGCACCTGGTTTTGGCGACAGAAGAAAGGAAATGCTTCAGGATATAGCGATTTTGACTGGCGGTACTGTTATAAGCGAAGAACTTGGTCTTAAACTTGAACAGGCTGATATAAGCCAACTTGGCGAAGTTAAATCTGTAAAGATTGACAAAGACAATACAACTTTAGTTGACGGCGCTGGCGAGAAAAAAGCTATTGCAGACCGCGTAAACGAAATTAAAGCACAGATTGAAAAATCTACTTCGGACTACGACAAAGAAAAACTCAAAGAACGACTTGCTAAACTTTCTGGTGGCGTTGCTGTAATAAACATTGGTGCAATCACAGAAACAGAAATGAAAGAAAAGAAGTTCCGTGTAGAAGACACCTTGGCAGCAACAAGAGCCGCTTTGGAAGAAGGAATTGTTCCTGGTGGTGGAATTGCTTTGATTGAAGCCGCTGCTGCTTTGGATGAAGAAAAGGTAAAAAATCTTACTGACGACGAAAAAGTTGGATTTAAGATTGTTCGTCGTGCTTTGGAAGAACCAATCCGCCAGATTGCAGAAAACGCTGGTGTAGACGGTGCAGTTGTTGCAGAGAGAGCAAAGAACGAGAAAAAAGGAACTGGCTACAATGCTAGAACAGCAGCTTGGGTAGATATGATGGCAGACGGAATTATTGACCCTGCTAAAGTTACACGCTCTGCCTTGCAAAATGCAGCTTCTGTAGCAGGAATGCTTTTGACAACAGAATGTGCTATAACAGATATTCCTGAACCACCTGCAGCTGCTCCTGCACAACCGCCAATGGATATGGGCTACTAA
- a CDS encoding MarR family winged helix-turn-helix transcriptional regulator, whose translation MSEQNSYDCLKLSNQLCFPLYAASREILRQYTSLLKGIDLTYTQYIVMLVLWEKEELTIGELCKALYLDTGTISPMLKAMEEKNLLTRNREKNDSRIVKIKITEQGKNLKEKALYIPQKMVSCLKLEKNEMQQLYTILYKILPTN comes from the coding sequence ATGAGTGAGCAAAATTCCTACGACTGCTTAAAACTTTCGAATCAGTTGTGTTTTCCGCTTTATGCTGCAAGCAGAGAAATTTTACGCCAGTATACTTCGCTTTTAAAAGGGATAGATTTAACATACACGCAGTACATAGTTATGCTCGTCCTTTGGGAAAAAGAAGAACTTACAATCGGGGAACTGTGCAAAGCCTTATACCTGGATACTGGAACAATATCGCCAATGTTAAAAGCGATGGAAGAAAAGAACCTTTTAACACGCAACCGCGAAAAAAACGATTCCAGAATTGTAAAAATTAAGATAACAGAACAGGGAAAAAACTTAAAAGAAAAAGCCCTTTATATTCCACAAAAGATGGTTTCTTGTTTAAAACTTGAAAAAAACGAAATGCAACAACTCTATACAATTTTGTATAAAATTTTACCGACGAACTAA